In Paraglaciecola sp. T6c, the sequence TTGGTTAAAGGTGGCAGGCTCGCCCAAGCGGCGAAATCAAAACACGTAACCTTGATGATCTCGGACGTGGTGGGTGACAACGCGGCGGATATCGCTTCTGGCCCAACCATTTCAGACCCTTCAACCAAGGCACAAGCGGCCGCTATCTTGCAAAAATACCATTGGACACCGGTAGGCAGTATTGCCAACTACTTGGCTAAACCTGAAGTGGCGCCAAAACATAGCGCGCCGAGTGAGTATCATATTGTGGCCAACGCTCAGCATGCAATTGATGCCGCCATTGCGGTAGCACAGCAACAAGGTTGGCAAACCAAAGTGCTCGGGTACGAAATTCAAGGGGAAGCTCGTGACGTGGCTAAAGCTCATGCTCAGCAAGCATTAGCATGCAGAGCGAATGGCGAGCGAGTGATGTTATTTTCAGGCGGTGAGCTAACGGTTACCGTTGGCAAAGAGTATGGCGACGGTGGGCCTAATCAAGAGTATTTGATGGCATTAGCACTAGAGCTTGACGGCATTGAGGGGATATCTGCTATGGCCTGCGACACTGACGGTGTGGATGGCAGTAAGGATGTTGCAGGTGCGTACATTGATAGCTCTACCTTAAATCGTGCAGCTGCTGCGGGCGTCAGTGCTGCTGAGTTATTAGCCTCGCATAACAGCCATAAATTTTTCGGGGCCATCGACGATTTGGTTATTACCGGTCCAACGAACACCAACGTTAATGACTTTAGAGCGATTATTATCGAATAGCCTGAGTGTAAATTAGTTAGATGCTGACACTAAGCGCCCTAACTAGGGGGCTTTACTTATCTTAGGCATTGAAATATAACGCTTTAAAAATAACACTGCTTGTTCTTATTTGAGCTTTCAAATAGGCTATAGCAATTTTAAGGTAGATGTATTACTTATGTTCTCAATCGACAACAGTCAATATTTGCGTTCTGGTTTTAAACTCGGAAAAGGCAGTAAGCTTTTCCAAGATATTGAGCGCGATATTATCAAAATTGTCTTTTGGGAACAGCGTGTCACCCAGAGCCAATTGGTGTCTGCCACCAAAATTCCTCAGCAAACCGTATCCCGCTTATTAAAAGGCCTGACCCAATCAAAGGTGCTGCGTCAAACCGAAGAGATGATCCCTAATCCTAAAGGTAAACCGGGTTTTGGCATTGAGCTAAACCCTGACTATGCCTGCACCTTTGGCGTATCGATATTATTAGATGCTGTTGGTGTGGCGGTGATGGACTTTGCCGGCAATGTCATGGCCACAGAGTTCCGCGAAATGGACGACATGAGCATTGCACATGTGCTTGAGGCGACGGAACAACTTATCGCTGAACTAAGTGCGCGCTGTAAACTCGATGAGTCGCGCGTACTAGGAATTGGGGTTGGAATTTCAGGTTTCTTTAGCTCCATGGATGGCAAAATGAACACCCACCATATGCTTGAAGAATGGTCACAAGTGGATATTGTGCAGATTATCTCAAGTCACTTTACATTGCCTACTTGGGTGGTGAATGACGGCACAGGCGCGGCCGCAGGTGAGGGTGTAGCGGGCGTGGGTCGCCAATATAAGAACTTTGTTTACTTATTTGTTTCATCAGCTTTTGGTGGCGGCGTTGTGACCAACACGGAGGTGCTGCGAGGCACCTATGGTAATGCCGGTGAGTTGGGCGATATGTTGCCATCAAAAATTTACGCTCATCCCAATTTAGAATTACTGAAGCGGATCTTGAAGAAAAATGGTGTGAAATTCAGCTCCATTTATAACTTGCATGAAGAGTTTGATCCGAACTGGCCAGGTGTAGAAGAATGGATTTTCAAGGTGCAAGATTCGTTTGATTTAGTCGCCACCTGTTGCTCTGCTTTATTGGATGCAGAAGCGATTATCATCGGCGGGCATATCCCTAAAGAGTTGGCTGAAATGGTCATTCCGCGTATCGACGTGTATGCACAATTTCGCCGAGGTGCGAAGCGCCCGATGCCTAAAATTGTGGTATCGGGCATAGAGAAGCACCCTGTTTCAATTGGTGCAGCAACCATTCCCTTGCGCGAGCTCTGCTTGTAGCCTGAGGTCATATACGAATATCAAAAAAGCGTATTGAATTGTATTCAATACGCTTTTTTGTGGGGCCATCATCACTTACTCATTTAGGCTAAAACTGCAGCTTCTGACCTTGCTGTGGAATAATGATGTTAAGGCCTAAGTTGTTTGCTTCATCCAGTTGTTGTTTGATGTTAGCCCTAGGGTCGACGTTTTTTGCCAAAGTATATTTGATATGGCTGATCACCACATTCAGACCCTTAAGGGGTTTTTCACCACCTATTTTAGCGGCGAAGCTCTCGAGCTCATTCATCAGCAACTCGGGCGTTAAATGGCCAAACAATAAGTTATGGGGGCGGTCATTTTCAAACGAGGTTTCGATAATCATGCCTCGCAGCTTTTTGTGCTTTATCTGTTTAGCGAGATATGTCCAGATGGCGTCTAACTTACCTTGTTTTTCCACTATGTCTGGGCCGGTGTCACCGAAGTAAACGAATATATCGTCCCCGTGCTCAATCACAAACGCGCTGGACTCTACTGGGTGGCTCAAGCTAAAAGCAGTGACATTTAGCGCAGTGTCGGCGATTGCTGCTTTTTTGCCTGGTAGCAAGTCCACTACTTGGTATTTGCTTAGCATAGGAGGAATACCTCGGTCGCTAAAATTAGCCCAAGCTTTGCCGTTAAAGTAGGTTTCACCGATCATGGTGTTCACTGAGGGAATCGCGTAAATGCTTTTTTTGCTGTCCTCTGGAGATGCCACTAGCATGCCATTGATGTGATCGAGATGAGCATGGCTTATTAAGTAACCTTTAACATGATGACGCAAAATGCTACCCGCTTTACCCCACTTATCATCATCCACTATGGCCAATTCGTCGAACGCGCCATGCTCAACGCTTTGATTTATCCCATTGACCAAGGTGCCTGCATCTAATGCCACATAGTTAGGCTCGGTGACAGAGCGCAGCAAAAAGGCGCTCAAGTTTCCGTCTTGTATGCCGCCACTGTCGCCTAGCACGATAAGTTCAAACGCTGGAGAGGTGCGATCTGTTTCGGCTTGCAGGCCTGTACTGATTACAAAAAAAAGCGAAATGGTCAGTAGCCATTTCGCTTTTGTAATAATATGTCGCATCTTATTCCGCTTTAGTCAGTTCATTGGGTTGGGCCAAGCTTTGTTTGTAAAGAGCCAAGGCTTGCTGATTGTCTTGTTGCGATTCTTTTATCTTTGCTAACAGCAATATGTCTTGCTGACGATTACCCAGCTTAATGGCTTTGCTTAAGGCTTTTTCGGCCAAACTAAAATCCTTGGCGTTATAGGCAACTGCACCTAAGGTCGAGAGTAGCTCGACATTCATGTCGTCTGCTTTTAACCATTGTTCTAGCTGTTTCAGCGACGTGGTTGGCTGAGACAGTTTTAACTCTTTATAAAGAGGTAACAACATAGGATGGGGTTTGTTTTTATGATACTCGCCCAGTGCTGCTTCGGCATCGATATGCATACCTTGGTCAATGAGCTGCTTAACGTACGCTGCTTGTAAAGCAGGGTCGCGTCTTGTCGACTTAGGCAGTGAATGCCAATTTTCTTTCAGCTGGTTTGCCCCCTCTTTACTGGCGATTTCGGCAAAGTTACCTTTTGATGCTAACTGCATATAGTGTTCGTAATGTTCGCCTAGGGCTTTTTTCCAAGAGGGTAAGCGGTCTTTTAATTCTTGCCATTTACCCGCTTGAACCAATGCTTGTGCTCGCAGAGTCAGGACTGAACGTTGGCGTTTTTGTTTGTCGTCGAGCTCATCCAAAATGTCGAGGGCTTTGACTGGGTGCTGATTTTGCAAGTGATCGCGTACCAGACATAACCGGGCAGCAAAGGCTGACTTAGGGTAAGACGTGGCTAAGCGCCAGTATTCTTGCGCACCTGCTGGGTTTTGCAGTTGTAGCTCTGCTTCGGCGGCAGCAAGCAAGTTTAAGCCATCGAAATCTTCTTGCTCGATACTGGCAAGTTGCTTGCGAGCTTCAAGGAAGTTTTGCTCGGCCAATGCGATAAGTCCATTGGTGAATGCGCGTTTCTTTTTACGTGAACCCCAGTTGCCTAGCCAGTTTTTTGAGCCTGAGATGATCATGATTAACTTTTTGATTAACCATGAAAAAAGTAGCAAACCTACGATAACCAGGATCGTCATTATCGCCATGGAAAACACGTTCATTTCAACAACGTAGCCAGCGAAATCAATAAATACATAGCCCTTGTCGTCGAATATTAAAGAGCCAACCAACACGGCAATAAGCAAGGCCACGAAGACCATTAAAATTCTTATCATGGTTGGCTAGCTCCGTTAACGAAGACATTGTCGATACGTTGCTGAATGATGTCTTGCAGCGCCGGGGCTGCATTAAACTGACTTGGATAGACGCGCTCAATATCGGTTTCAGCCAATTCTTCAATACGTTGGTCAAATTGCACTACTGCGCTCTCGTCAACAGCGAAGCTTTCGTCTAGCACCCGTTGCGCGTTTTGCAATGACTGTTGATAAAGCTCAACACTCTCTTTCAACACGGCGCTTTGGGCTTGTAGCAAAGAAAGCTTTAGTTGCTCAGTCGCCAGCCATTGTTGCTGTGCTGACATGTAAGGCTGAACTTCGATTTCCTTCTTTTTATAGCTAAAGAAGTCTTTGGTGAATGCTGCCCATGCGCGAGATAAGTTGGCTTTCCAATCATCGACAGAATCGGACACGTCCTCACCGCCTTGGGGCGCGATATCAGGGCGTTCGAAGGTATTAAGTGGTAACTGGTCAACTTGGGACAGCAGCGCACTGATTTGCAATGCGATAGACGATAACGACACAGGATTGACTTGAGCCAAAGTTTGAATGTCATTCGCTAAGCGTTCTCGTACGGGCAATAAGCTTGGGTCGTCTAAGTCTTGTAGGCGACTATCAGCTGACTGCAGCATGGCTATCGCGGTCTTTAGGTCATGCTCTAACCACAACTTACGACCCGCCATGCGGACTAAAAAGTCTGCTTCAGCAAGTAACCAATCAGCAGGGCGACGACCGGCGATACTGCTTAGCATCTGCTTATTGGCCTGAGATTGATTGTTCGCAGCCTCCGCCTCTTCAAGAGCGCTTTGTAGCTCTTTGTTGACACTACGTAGCTGTGATTCAAGACGACTATTTTGCTCTTTCACTTCATCAGTAATAGACAGATTTTGCTGCGCTTGGCGCGTTAGAATGTCTTGTTGCTCACTTTGGGTCGACTGTTGAGTCTGCTTTTGCTGCTCCCACTGTGTCCAGCCCCAATAAGCACCGGCCACAATCAATAATAAAATCAGCAGATTGACGATAGTAACAAACCACAAAACACCGGTTTTGGCCGGCTTCTGATTTTTTTGATTTTTGGTGGGGGAAGTGGCACTAGGTGTACCCGAACTATCGCTTGCACTGGTCGTTTTTTTCACGTTGTTGTCGCTTTTCAAAGGAGCTGTAGGATTCTTTTTCGTGCCATGATCAGCCGACTCCGCTTTTGGCGCAGCAGGTGTTATTACCGCTGTGGACGCTGTGCTCGTTGCTGGACTCGAGGGCGCATTTGAAGGTGCGCTACTGGACTTATCTTTCGGTTGTTCTGGCTTATTTTGAGGCGTGTCGCTCTTTGGCTTGCCGCCTGATGAATTATTTGTATCTGATTGGTTTGCCATTTAATGCTCCAAAAATTCCTTGGCACGGCGAATAAGTGCCTGGTCGCTAGCGTCATCGCTGACAAATATTGTCTTTATACCTTGTTTTACGGCAATTTGTTCAGTTCGTGGGCTTACCACAATCCAAGGTAAAGATTGTAGCCACTTAGCATCGAAATGCTCAAACGCCGTATCTATTATTTCACCACTGGTAGCAATGATGCATCTAATCTGCTCTGCTTGCCACTCTTGTGTGGCTTTAGGCGTGGCAATTTTTATCCTTTGATAAATATCTGCTAGCAAAACAGTAGCGCCGCGCTGGGTAAGTTGTTGGGCTAAATCTTCACGGCCGCCTTGGCCTTTTAAAATCACGACTGTATGCCCAGCGATTTCTTTTAGGGGGGAGAGCGCTAACAAGCCTTCGGTGGTAGGCACGAGAGGCACAGTCACGTCGTAACCTTGTGCCCGTAGACCTTGGGCAGTACTGCTACCAACGGCAAAAATTGTCGCTGAATTTGGTAGTTCAATGCGCTGCTGCGCCAATAGTTGACTGACTACCGTACTGGTTACAATAATACCGTCACCAGAGGATAGAGAGCCAAGTGCGCTCGGCAATGAGCTCAGAGCTTCTTGACTGGCTTGTGTACTAATCAGGCCGACGCCAACCGCAGGTAAACCCGCAGTAATAAAGCGCGCTGCGCTTGGGGCGCATTTTTGCTCTGGGCGGAATATCAGCACAGTCATGGTTTAATCTTTATATAGTGCCTGAAGAATGTCACCCGCGCCTTTTTCAAGCAATTGCTCAGCCACATCAACGCCGATGCTAAGCGCATCATTCACATTGCCACGTTTCTCAGCCTGCAAAAGTACGCTGCCATCGGGTGAGCCGACTAATCCACGTAGATACAGTTCGTCACCGTTTAAGACGGCATAACTGCCGATAGGCACTTGGCACCCGCCATTTAATTTGGCGTTCATGGCGCGTTCGGCTTTAACGCGTGATTCGGTGTCGCTGTGATTTAGCGGCTTGAGTAATTCGATTAGCTCAGCGTCATCGTTACGACATTCAATGCCTACAGCACCTTGGCCAACAGCGGGCAGGGACACAGTAGGTTCGATATAGGTTTTGATGCGATCTTGCATTTCAAGGCGGATCAAGCCAGCAGCGGCCAGAATAATGGCATCGTATTGGCCGTCATCTAATTTGGCTAAACGCGTGTTAACGTTACCGCGCAGGTCACGAATGGTTAAATCTGGGCGGGCGCTGCGAATCTGGCACTGACGGCGCAAACTTGAAGTACCGACTATTGCGCCTTGCGGCAATTCTTCGATGCTGGCATAGGTGTTTGATACAAATGCGTCATAGGGGTTTTCCCGTTCGCATATGCAATGCAAGCCAAAGCCTGCTGGGAAATCAACGGGTACGTCCTTCATTGAATGCACCGCTATATCTGCGCGGCCTTCGCTCATGGCGACTTCGAGCTCTTTAATAAACAGGCCTTTGCCGCCAATTTTGGCTAATGGCGTATCCAAAATCCGGTCGCCCTGTGTCGACATAGGCACCAATTCCACCTTAAGTTGGGGATGAGCTTCAAGTAATTTGGCTTGAACATATTCTGCTTGCCACATGGCTAAAGCACTTTTGCGCGTAGCAATTCGAATAACGCGATCTGACATGAAAAATTCACTGTTAACGGACGAGTTTATACCGCGATATTATCAGAATTTACGCTCACTTTGAGTAGGCAAAGCCCTAGTTTTGCTGAAAAAAGCGCAATACCGCACGCCAAACTACACATAACACATAAAAATAGATGTTGAATGCCATGAAGTACTCACAGATCAAATCAGCCTAAGAGCTCGTTACAACTGTATCTGGTAAACCGGTAGCTCACGGCCTGCGATACTACCTGAAGGCTGCGTGCCTACTCGTCTAGCGCCATTTTTTGCATAGAAGGCGGCGGCATTTGGGTCGCTGTAGATCACGAGCGAAGTGAAATGCTGTGATTTTGCCGCACTTATTGCATGTTGCAGTAACGCTTGCCCTAAACCGCAACCAATTTGAGTTGGGCAAACAAACAACGCCAATAATTCTGCTTCTTCACGGGAAATACGCTGAAGTGCATAGAAGCCTAAGGGTGATGAGTTTTGATTGATAAAAGAGGAAAACGCCCCAACAAAGTGAAAATCGTTGTGGGCGATTTGTTGTGCAGAATAAGTCAGTTCGTGCGCGCACTGCTGCATAAATGCCGGCGAATATCCCCAATAAGCCTTTGACCTCATGGCCAGCGCAGAAATATCTACGCTGTGTTCTTCGCCCAAAGGGATCAGGTTAATTTGCATCACGAACGTATCTTTTCGCTATCAAGATTACTTGCTTGCGGGGTATTGCATAAGGTACTGGGCATCGGCTTGCTCAATATATTGGGCTTTATTCGCCAGCCATTTTTGTTGCACGCTGGCACTGTAGTTTAAGTAAAGCTTACCATTATCAATAACGAAAGCGTCTTCATCTATCCCAACAAAATCACCCGTGGCCATCGCATAGGCGCAGTAACCACCGTATTGCGGGGCGTATTTTTCAGGTTCATTTTTAAATAAATCTAAATGTGCTTGCGAGCTAAAAAACCAGTCGGCTCCGCGCCACTGTGTGGTAAATGCACCGTCGCCTTTTACTGCTTTATTCGAAGTGAAGTAAGCGACCGTATCGTAACCGTAAATTGCTTTATTATTAAAAAAGCCTGTTTCGATGGGGTCTTGTGCAAAGGCAAAATGACTAACACTAAGCATGATGAAGAGGACGGTAATCTTCGCTGTGCGGTGGGCAATGACAAAGGGATTGATGGTCATGATAATTCCTGTGGTAGCTGATGCTACATATTAGATAAAGGGCTTATCTAATAAAACCGAGGGCACAGGAATTTTATTTCATCACATTTCTATCCCAAAGCAGTTCTGCTTTGGGATAGCGCAATAAGAGCGAAATAAGAGCGCAACAAGAACGCAATAAGGAACCAATTGAACTAGCTAAAACGTGCTTGTAACCAAGCAGAGATATGATTAATTTCTTCCAAACACACGCTGTGTTGCATAGGGTAATCTTGCCAAGTGACAGGATAACCGTTTTCTTCTAACACTTTGTACGCAGCGTTACCCATAAACACAGGCACCACATTATCTTGCTGACCATGAGCCATTAAAATAGGCGTGCTTTTATTGGCATCGCTCGCTTCACTGGCAAGGGTTTCGGGTTCACACATGTAGGTTGATAACGCCATGATGCCAGCGAGCTTCTTATTGATGCGCGTGCCCAAGTGCAGCGCAATCACGCCGCCTTGTGAAAAGCCTGCCAATACAATGCGCTCAGCTGGTGTGCCATTGGCAATTTCAGCATCGATTAGTGCTTCCACTTGCTTAGCGGACTCTTCAACACCTACGCGATCTGCTCTGTGGTTAAAATCTAAGCTAGCGATGTCGTACCAAGCACGCATTTCCATGTTGTTGTTTACCGTAATAGGACGCACAGGAGCATGAGGGAATACAAAGCGAATAGGCAAGGCGTCGGGTATTTTTAGTTCGGGCACGATTGGCGCGAAGCCATTACCAGAATCCCCTAGGCCGTGTAACCAAATCACCACGGCACTGTGGGGTTGGCTTGGGTTCACTTCTACATACTCTAAATTGTTATCACTCATAGGGTTACCACTCTTTGGTTCGTTCTAATACGTTTTTAATTAATGCTTATTCGGTCGGTCGCGGAAAAGACACTGGCACTTCGGCTTGCTTGCTAGCTGCATCATTCATGAATTGCCAAAACTCAACGCCGGTGCGCTCGTCAATCCACAAACCATCTTGGTAGTTAAAATGATGGCCGTTAAATTTGGTGGCTACCCACAGCTGGTGCAACGGTGGCTGTTTGTTGATGATGATCTTACTGCCATTAACAAAAATCAGGGTAAGGATACTGCTAGCGGATTCGTAATCGATATCGGCTTCTACATCATCGAGCATCTCTTCTAAGTTAATTAGTAGGTCGTCGATGAGTTGGTGATATTGGCTGTCGTTCATTATTGCGTCACCTTTTGTGAACAGTTTTGATGCATTAGCACCATTACAAAGGGAATATGCTAACATTGCATAGAAATCTCAACACTCACTTTATCTACTTACTTGACTGAAAATCTTCTATGCCACAATCACTCGGAAATTTATTTATACTTGCCGCGCCTTCAGGGGCAGGTAAATCTAGCTTAATCAAAGCGTTACTGCAAAACCATGATGCGACAGAAATTCATAACAATGAAATGCAGGTCTCGGTTTCACACACCACGCGAGCACCGCGCCCGGGTGAAATAGACGGTGTACATTATCATTTTGTCAGCCGAAAGGTATTTCAAGAGCTGATCACTCAAGATGAATTCTTCGAATGGGCAGAAGTATTTGGCAATTATTATGGCACCTCTAAAGTGGTCATTGAGCAAACCTTGCGCAAGGGGATAGATGTGTTTTTGGATATTGATTGGCAAGGCGCGCGCCAAGTCAAAGCACAAATCCCTGACACCGCGACGATTTTCGTTGCTCCGCCTTCACGAGAGGAATTAATGCGCCGTTTGACCGAAAGAGGCCAAGACACCCCTGAGGTGATTCAAGATCGTATGAACAAAGCGGTCTCAGAGATATCGCACTACCATGAGTTTGATTATATTGTGGTCAACGACGACTTTACTGCTGCATTAGCAGAGCTGGACGCGATTGTCTCGAGTCGCCGTTTACGCAAAGAAAAGCAGGTTATGCGTCACCAAAGTTTGTTTGAAAATTTACTGGCAAGCGACTAGCACAAAAATTCAACGCTTAGATCGTGAAAGATCTTTGCTAATGACAGGTTTGCAAGTACACTATGCGACCTTTTTTAAAACATAGCTACACGACGGAGATCAAAATGGCTCGCGTAACAGTTGAAGATGCCGTAGATAAAATTGGCAATCGGTTTGATTTGGTTTTAGTCGCAGCACGCCGCGCAAGACAACTTGCGATTGAAGGTAAAGTTGCACATGTATCAGTAGGTACTGATAAGCCTACAGTTGTAGCATTACGTGAAATCGAAGAAGGTCACGTAACCGCATCTACTCTAGATGCAGAAAACTTGCGTGACCAACATGCACAAGACCAAGCTCAGTTTGAGTCTGTAGCAAATATCCTTCAAGAACAGTAGTCCTAGGGCATAAGTCCGCGGACACTCACCGAAGAAAAGCCTGATCCTAGCGGCAGAACATCAAATTGATGTTTTAGCCGTTGGCTTAGCGCCCATTTCACCGTATCCTTAAACTTTTCACCGTTTGAGACTAACAGCACTTGTATCTTTTTGAGGGTTTAAAACAAAAGCTTGAGGCCTACCTCCCACCGGACAAGGTAGCGGAAACTCAACGTGCGTTTGTGGTAGCCCAAGAAGCCCATGATGGGCAGATGCGTTCCAGTGGCGACCCATACATTACTCACCCCGTAGCCGTGGCTGGCATTTTGGCGGACATGCGTCTTGACCATGAAACGCTAATGGCTGCATTGCTGCACGATGTCATCGAAGACACCCATCACAACAAAGAATCCCTGAGCGAACAGTTTGGTGAGACGGTTGGTGAGTTAGTCGAGGGCGTTAGTAAGCTCGAAAAGATTCATTTTAGTAGTAAGCAAGAAGCACAAATCGAGAACTTTCGTAAGATGCTCATGGCTATGGTGCAAGATATTCGCGTTATCTTGATCAAGCTAGCAGACCGCACACACAACATGCGCACCCTCGGTTCATTACGTCCTGACAAACGTCGTCGTATTGCCCGTGAAACACTCGAAATTTACTCGCCTATTGCCCACCGTTTGGGTATCCACGATATCAAAAATGAGCTTGAAGATTTAGGGTTTCAGGCTATGTATCCCATGCGCCACCGCGCATTGAAAGCAGCGGTTAAACAGGCGAGGGGTAATCGTAAAGAAATTATCGAAAATATTCATAAAGAAGTGGAAACCCGCTTAGCGGCATTCGGCATGAACGCGTTGACCATTGGCCGTGAAAAACACCTGTACTCAATTTATCGCAAGATGAAAAACAAAGAGTTGATGTTCAACGAAGTCATGGATATCTATGCATTTCGCGTAGTGGTTGACAGTGCTGATAATTGCTATCGAGCGCTGGGCGCTATGCATGGCTTGTATAAACCCATTGAAGGGCGCTTTAAAGATTACGTGGCTATACCGCGTACCAATGGTTATCAGTCATTGCATACGTCTTTGATTGGCCCTCACGGTATTCCAGTAGAAATTCAGATTCGCACCGCCGAAATGGACAAAATGGCCGATATCGGAGTGGCTGCGCATTGGATGTACAAAGACGATTCGGAGTCCAGCGATACCACAGCACAAGTGCGCGCCCGTAAATGGATGCAGTCACTTATTGAGTTACAACAAAGTGCTAGCTCTTCGTTTGAATTTATCGAAAACGTAAAAACTGATTTATTCCCAGATGAGATTTACGTGTTTACCCCAGATGGGCGCATCATTGAACTTCCGCTCGGCGCAACCGCGGTTGACTTTGCTTATGCAGTGCACACCGGTGTAGGCAATACCTGCGTTGGGGTGAAAGTCGAAAGACGTACATACTCGTTAAGTAAACCACTTGAAAACGGCCAGACCGTCGAAATCATTACCTCACCAAGAGCGAAGCCCAACGCAAGTTGGCTGAACTTTGTGGTCAGTGCTAGAGCGCGCTCGCATATTCGCCATTACCTAAAACATCAGCGCTCCGAAGAAGCATTCAGCATGGGAAATCGTTTATTACGCCATGCGCTGGGTAAAACCAAATTAGATGAAATTCCGCAAGCGGACATCGACCGAGTGGTAGAGGAAACAAAACACGCTGATTTTAACGCTTTGGTGGCGGATATCGGCCTAGGCAATGAACTCAGCGCCATCGTCGCTAGGCGTTTACTCGGTGAAGCGGCAGAAATTCCAGACAGTGGTCGCAACGTTGCTATTCGAGGCACTGAAGGGCTATTGGTATCTTATTCACGCTGTTGTCACCCCATCCCAGGGGATGAAATTGTGGCTGTGCTTAGCCCAGGTCGCGGCATGATGATTCACCAAGCGGGTTGCAGTAACATTCGTAAACTGAGTAAAGAAGAGCCCCAGCGGGTGCTTGTTATGAAGTGGGATGATGAACCTCAAGGTGAATTTAAAGCTGCGCTACGAATCGAATTAATAAATCATCAAGGGACGCTCGCCAATTTAACCAATAATGTGGCTTCGTGTGGCTCTAATATCGTCGGTTTACAAACCGAAGAAAAAGAAAGCGGTATCTATTACATTGATATAGAACTGACCATCACAGATCGTATTCAGCTCGCTGATGTCATGCGAAAAATTCGCATCATGCCCGAAGTTCAAAGGGTTTCAAGGCACAGCCAATCTAAGCAGAATAAATCACCTAACGTATAAACTTTAAAAGGTAAGCATATTATGTCTAAGTCTGTTATTCATACTGACAAGGCTCCACAAGCTATTGGTACTTACAGCCAAGCGATTAAATCTGGCACTACTGTGTATTTGTCTGGGCAAATCCCTCTTGTGGCGGAAACCATGGAAATGATCTCTGACGATTTCGCCGAGCAAGCTGAACAAGTATTTAAAAATGTTCAAGCCGTTTGCCAAGCAGCAGGTGGTAGCACCAACGATTTGGCTAAAGTGAATATCTTCTTAACGGATTTATCTAACTTCGCTACTGTGAACGAAATCATGAGCAAGCATTTCAAGCAACCTTACCCTGCGCGCGCTGCTATCGGCGTGAAAGAATTGCCTAAAGGTGCTCAAATTGAAATCGATGGTGTGATGGAATTACCTGAGTAATATCAGGTATTACCTACAGCAACATTCACCCT encodes:
- a CDS encoding MBL fold metallo-hydrolase, with the translated sequence MRHIITKAKWLLTISLFFVISTGLQAETDRTSPAFELIVLGDSGGIQDGNLSAFLLRSVTEPNYVALDAGTLVNGINQSVEHGAFDELAIVDDDKWGKAGSILRHHVKGYLISHAHLDHINGMLVASPEDSKKSIYAIPSVNTMIGETYFNGKAWANFSDRGIPPMLSKYQVVDLLPGKKAAIADTALNVTAFSLSHPVESSAFVIEHGDDIFVYFGDTGPDIVEKQGKLDAIWTYLAKQIKHKKLRGMIIETSFENDRPHNLLFGHLTPELLMNELESFAAKIGGEKPLKGLNVVISHIKYTLAKNVDPRANIKQQLDEANNLGLNIIIPQQGQKLQF
- a CDS encoding glycerate kinase type-2 family protein, which encodes MKYHAFLLELFNTAVAACKPSACMAEQLSKLDTSNGICVVGAGKAAAEMAAETYRVLGDKCYGAVVTRYGYESAGDTGKIEVLTANHPTPDNNSLVAGKALLDLVRETPATTPILFLISGGGSSLMCLPVDDVPFADKQQLNQFLLRSGASIDEINTVRKQLSLVKGGRLAQAAKSKHVTLMISDVVGDNAADIASGPTISDPSTKAQAAAILQKYHWTPVGSIANYLAKPEVAPKHSAPSEYHIVANAQHAIDAAIAVAQQQGWQTKVLGYEIQGEARDVAKAHAQQALACRANGERVMLFSGGELTVTVGKEYGDGGPNQEYLMALALELDGIEGISAMACDTDGVDGSKDVAGAYIDSSTLNRAAAAGVSAAELLASHNSHKFFGAIDDLVITGPTNTNVNDFRAIIIE
- a CDS encoding ROK family transcriptional regulator; amino-acid sequence: MFSIDNSQYLRSGFKLGKGSKLFQDIERDIIKIVFWEQRVTQSQLVSATKIPQQTVSRLLKGLTQSKVLRQTEEMIPNPKGKPGFGIELNPDYACTFGVSILLDAVGVAVMDFAGNVMATEFREMDDMSIAHVLEATEQLIAELSARCKLDESRVLGIGVGISGFFSSMDGKMNTHHMLEEWSQVDIVQIISSHFTLPTWVVNDGTGAAAGEGVAGVGRQYKNFVYLFVSSAFGGGVVTNTEVLRGTYGNAGELGDMLPSKIYAHPNLELLKRILKKNGVKFSSIYNLHEEFDPNWPGVEEWIFKVQDSFDLVATCCSALLDAEAIIIGGHIPKELAEMVIPRIDVYAQFRRGAKRPMPKIVVSGIEKHPVSIGAATIPLRELCL
- a CDS encoding uroporphyrinogen-III C-methyltransferase — its product is MANQSDTNNSSGGKPKSDTPQNKPEQPKDKSSSAPSNAPSSPATSTASTAVITPAAPKAESADHGTKKNPTAPLKSDNNVKKTTSASDSSGTPSATSPTKNQKNQKPAKTGVLWFVTIVNLLILLLIVAGAYWGWTQWEQQKQTQQSTQSEQQDILTRQAQQNLSITDEVKEQNSRLESQLRSVNKELQSALEEAEAANNQSQANKQMLSSIAGRRPADWLLAEADFLVRMAGRKLWLEHDLKTAIAMLQSADSRLQDLDDPSLLPVRERLANDIQTLAQVNPVSLSSIALQISALLSQVDQLPLNTFERPDIAPQGGEDVSDSVDDWKANLSRAWAAFTKDFFSYKKKEIEVQPYMSAQQQWLATEQLKLSLLQAQSAVLKESVELYQQSLQNAQRVLDESFAVDESAVVQFDQRIEELAETDIERVYPSQFNAAPALQDIIQQRIDNVFVNGASQP
- a CDS encoding heme biosynthesis HemY N-terminal domain-containing protein, which gives rise to MIRILMVFVALLIAVLVGSLIFDDKGYVFIDFAGYVVEMNVFSMAIMTILVIVGLLLFSWLIKKLIMIISGSKNWLGNWGSRKKKRAFTNGLIALAEQNFLEARKQLASIEQEDFDGLNLLAAAEAELQLQNPAGAQEYWRLATSYPKSAFAARLCLVRDHLQNQHPVKALDILDELDDKQKRQRSVLTLRAQALVQAGKWQELKDRLPSWKKALGEHYEHYMQLASKGNFAEIASKEGANQLKENWHSLPKSTRRDPALQAAYVKQLIDQGMHIDAEAALGEYHKNKPHPMLLPLYKELKLSQPTTSLKQLEQWLKADDMNVELLSTLGAVAYNAKDFSLAEKALSKAIKLGNRQQDILLLAKIKESQQDNQQALALYKQSLAQPNELTKAE